One Nocardioides luti DNA window includes the following coding sequences:
- a CDS encoding glucose-6-phosphate dehydrogenase assembly protein OpcA translates to MMELTDTNSAAIAAEFVRARAKAGSPAMGMVMTLIIVAEEEDAEVAMKAARAASHEHPARVLGVILGDGRGAPQVNAQVGTGSGWGGETALIRLKGEVTKHPESVVLPLLLPDSPVAIWWPAHPPADPAGDPLGALAQRRITDAAAASRGRNRAIHDQCKAYAKGNTDLAWTRITSWRALLAASLDQHELKVTGATVTAEKISPSADLLAAWLTDRLKIKVERVTSRGPGITEVVMDTKQGPIRISRPDGKLATFASPGRPDRPIALKRRELPELLAEELRRLDEDDVYAATARRLAKSRVTS, encoded by the coding sequence ATGATGGAGCTCACCGACACCAACTCGGCCGCGATCGCCGCCGAGTTCGTGCGCGCCCGTGCCAAGGCGGGCTCGCCCGCCATGGGCATGGTGATGACGCTGATCATCGTCGCCGAGGAGGAGGACGCGGAGGTCGCCATGAAGGCCGCCCGCGCCGCCTCGCACGAGCACCCCGCCCGGGTGCTCGGCGTCATCCTCGGTGACGGCCGCGGTGCGCCGCAGGTCAACGCCCAGGTCGGCACTGGCTCCGGCTGGGGCGGCGAGACCGCCCTGATCCGCCTGAAGGGCGAGGTCACCAAGCACCCCGAGTCCGTGGTGCTGCCGCTGCTGCTCCCCGACTCCCCCGTCGCGATCTGGTGGCCGGCGCACCCGCCGGCCGACCCGGCCGGCGACCCGCTCGGCGCGCTCGCGCAGCGCCGGATCACGGACGCCGCGGCCGCGTCCCGGGGCCGCAACCGCGCCATCCACGACCAGTGCAAGGCCTACGCGAAGGGCAACACCGACCTCGCCTGGACCCGCATCACCTCGTGGCGGGCGCTGCTGGCGGCCTCCCTGGACCAGCACGAGCTCAAGGTCACCGGCGCCACCGTCACGGCCGAGAAGATCAGCCCCAGCGCCGACCTCCTCGCCGCGTGGCTCACCGACCGGCTCAAGATCAAGGTCGAGCGGGTCACCTCGCGCGGCCCGGGCATCACCGAGGTCGTGATGGACACCAAGCAGGGTCCGATCCGGATCTCACGGCCCGACGGGAAGCTGGCGACCTTCGCCTCGCCCGGCCGCCCCGACCGGCCGATCGCGCTCAAGCGTCGCGAGCTGCCGGAGCTGCTGGCCGAGGAGCTGCGCCGCCTCGACGAGGACGACGTGTACGCCGCCACCGCGCGTCGCCTGGCGAAGTCCCGGGTCACGTCGTGA
- the pgl gene encoding 6-phosphogluconolactonase, whose translation MSAALVEVHPDAGALATAIAGELLARLADAQAQGREPQIGLTGGTIADAVHREVARLSPGSEVDWARVVVWWGDERFVAPDDPERNAGQARAAFLDAVGVPAAHVHEMPSTATAADVGTGATAYASELREHGAGEFEVLMLGVGPDGHVASLFPGNAALDVDDAVTVAVTDSPKPPPERISLTFAALNRSRSVWFLVSGEGKADAVARALSETDVPDVHEIPAVGVRGSEETVWFLDREAASRL comes from the coding sequence GTGAGCGCGGCCCTGGTCGAGGTCCACCCCGACGCCGGCGCCCTGGCCACGGCGATCGCGGGCGAGCTGCTCGCCCGCCTCGCCGACGCACAGGCCCAGGGCCGGGAGCCGCAGATCGGCCTCACCGGCGGGACCATCGCCGACGCCGTGCACCGCGAGGTGGCGCGGCTCTCCCCCGGCTCCGAGGTCGACTGGGCCCGGGTCGTGGTCTGGTGGGGCGACGAGCGCTTCGTCGCCCCCGACGACCCGGAGCGCAACGCGGGGCAGGCGCGAGCAGCGTTCCTCGACGCCGTGGGCGTCCCCGCCGCCCACGTCCACGAGATGCCCTCCACCGCGACGGCCGCCGACGTGGGCACCGGCGCCACGGCGTACGCCTCGGAGCTGCGGGAGCACGGCGCCGGCGAGTTCGAGGTGCTGATGCTCGGCGTCGGGCCCGACGGTCACGTCGCCTCGCTGTTCCCCGGCAACGCCGCCCTCGACGTCGACGACGCTGTCACGGTCGCGGTCACCGACTCCCCCAAGCCCCCGCCCGAGCGGATCAGCCTGACCTTCGCCGCCCTCAACCGCTCGCGCTCGGTCTGGTTCCTCGTCAGCGGCGAGGGCAAGGCCGACGCGGTCGCCCGGGCGCTGTCCGAGACCGACGTCCCCGACGTCCACGAGATCCCCGCCGTCGGCGTGCGTGGCTCCGAGGAGACGGTCTGGTTCCTCGACCGCGAGGCCGCCTCCCGCCTCTGA
- a CDS encoding type IV toxin-antitoxin system AbiEi family antitoxin domain-containing protein has translation MDLDEILASGALGTDFPLPTTGPFTYAEALQSGLSRHQLSVLHQEGLLRRPIKGVYLPSALGDSLSLRAACLSLVVPEDCVVVDRHAGWMLGAQMVLAPNEHLDLRPLSLYRPAGHGRLRNSIAASGERDLSDEDVIEIEGLRVTTPLRTAWDLGRVRWTDEAISGLDAMLRLGGFTREEFEDGFVRFRGMRWVTTLRAVGPLADGRSESPGESVLRLRCHECGLRMTPQVEVHRGERLLGRLDLGDEPLKVGVEYDGAEWHSTPEQQAHDRRRRGEIRADGWIVEAFDAAAVFGRDRACEAVIREAALAARARRGLRPAG, from the coding sequence ATGGACCTTGACGAGATTCTTGCCAGCGGTGCCCTGGGCACCGATTTCCCACTGCCGACGACCGGCCCGTTCACGTACGCCGAGGCGCTGCAGAGCGGTTTGTCCCGCCACCAGCTCAGCGTGCTGCACCAGGAAGGACTGCTGAGACGGCCGATCAAGGGCGTCTACCTTCCGTCCGCGCTCGGCGACTCGCTCAGCCTGCGAGCCGCCTGCCTCTCGCTCGTCGTCCCCGAGGACTGCGTCGTCGTCGACCGTCACGCCGGTTGGATGCTCGGCGCCCAGATGGTGCTGGCGCCGAACGAGCACCTGGACCTCAGGCCGCTGTCGCTCTACCGCCCCGCCGGACACGGCCGGCTGCGCAACAGCATCGCGGCCAGCGGCGAGCGTGACCTGTCGGACGAGGACGTCATCGAGATCGAGGGACTCCGCGTCACCACCCCGCTGCGGACGGCCTGGGACCTCGGCCGGGTGCGCTGGACCGACGAGGCCATCTCGGGGCTGGACGCGATGCTCCGTCTCGGAGGCTTCACGCGCGAGGAGTTCGAGGACGGGTTCGTGCGCTTCCGAGGGATGCGGTGGGTCACGACGCTCCGGGCGGTCGGCCCGCTCGCCGACGGGCGCAGCGAGTCACCGGGCGAGTCGGTCCTGCGCCTGCGCTGTCACGAGTGTGGTCTGAGGATGACGCCTCAGGTCGAGGTCCACCGGGGCGAGCGGCTGCTCGGCCGGCTCGACCTCGGCGACGAGCCGCTGAAGGTCGGTGTGGAGTACGACGGGGCCGAGTGGCACTCGACGCCGGAGCAGCAGGCGCACGACCGCAGGCGTCGCGGGGAGATCCGCGCCGACGGCTGGATCGTCGAGGCCTTCGACGCGGCCGCCGTGTTCGGGCGGGACCGCGCGTGCGAGGCGGTCATCCGCGAGGCCGCGCTGGCAGCGCGGGCACGTCGCGGGCTGCGCCCGGCGGGCTGA
- a CDS encoding RNA polymerase-binding protein RbpA, with protein MAGGGNAIRGSRVGAGPMGEAERGEAAPRQAITYFCSHEHSSVVTFSVEATVPDSWDCPKCGLPAGRDSENAPPATKIEPYKTHLAYVKERRSDKEAADILDEALSLLRSRRKSGDIIF; from the coding sequence GTGGCTGGTGGAGGAAACGCAATTCGCGGTAGCCGTGTGGGGGCCGGCCCGATGGGTGAGGCGGAGCGCGGCGAGGCCGCACCCCGTCAGGCCATCACGTACTTCTGCTCGCACGAGCACAGCTCGGTGGTGACCTTCTCGGTCGAGGCCACCGTGCCGGACTCGTGGGACTGCCCCAAGTGCGGCCTGCCCGCGGGCCGCGACTCGGAGAACGCGCCCCCGGCGACGAAGATCGAGCCCTACAAGACGCACCTGGCCTACGTGAAGGAGCGCCGCTCCGACAAGGAGGCGGCCGACATCCTCGACGAGGCCCTGTCGCTCCTGCGCTCGCGCCGCAAGTCCGGCGACATCATCTTTTAG
- the secG gene encoding preprotein translocase subunit SecG, which yields MTLLFTILLMASSAIMILLVLLHKGRGGGMSDMFGGGVSSSLGGSSVAERNLDRLTVGVGAIWFACVIALGLLYAYQN from the coding sequence GTGACTCTCCTCTTCACCATCCTGCTCATGGCATCGAGCGCGATCATGATCCTGCTCGTGCTGCTCCACAAGGGTCGTGGCGGCGGCATGTCCGACATGTTCGGCGGCGGCGTCTCGAGCTCGCTCGGGGGCTCCTCGGTGGCCGAGCGCAACCTCGACCGGCTGACGGTCGGCGTCGGCGCCATCTGGTTCGCGTGCGTCATCGCACTCGGCCTCCTGTACGCGTACCAGAACTGA
- the tpiA gene encoding triose-phosphate isomerase: MASPKTARTPLMAGNWKMNLNHQEAVVLVQKLAWTLADKKHDYAKVEVVVVPPFTDLRSVQTLVDGDRLAVKYAAQDVSTQDSGAYTGEISAGMLAKLGCSYVVVGHSERREYHAETDEVVNAKAHKALAAGMTPIVCVGEGLEVRQAGEHVPYTLAQVDGSLAGFTPEQVADLVVAYEPVWAIGTGEVATPDDAQEVCAAIRSRIAETHGEAAAAGVRVLYGGSVKAANVGGIMTKADVDGCLVGGASLQVDEFGGICRFYDMPVL, from the coding sequence ATGGCTTCCCCGAAGACAGCTCGCACCCCGCTGATGGCGGGCAACTGGAAGATGAACCTCAACCACCAGGAGGCCGTCGTCCTGGTCCAGAAGCTCGCCTGGACCCTCGCGGACAAGAAGCACGACTACGCCAAGGTCGAGGTGGTCGTCGTACCCCCGTTCACCGACCTGCGCTCCGTGCAGACCCTGGTCGACGGTGACCGCCTCGCGGTGAAGTACGCCGCCCAGGACGTCTCGACCCAGGACTCCGGCGCCTACACCGGCGAGATCTCCGCGGGGATGCTGGCCAAGCTCGGCTGCAGCTACGTCGTGGTCGGCCACTCCGAGCGTCGGGAGTACCACGCCGAGACCGACGAGGTCGTCAACGCCAAGGCCCACAAGGCCCTGGCGGCCGGCATGACCCCGATCGTGTGCGTCGGCGAGGGCCTCGAGGTCCGCCAGGCCGGCGAGCACGTGCCGTACACCCTCGCCCAGGTCGACGGCTCGCTCGCCGGCTTCACGCCCGAGCAGGTCGCCGACCTCGTCGTCGCCTACGAGCCCGTGTGGGCGATCGGCACCGGCGAGGTCGCCACCCCCGACGACGCGCAGGAGGTCTGCGCGGCGATCCGCTCGCGGATCGCCGAGACCCACGGCGAGGCGGCCGCCGCCGGCGTCCGCGTGCTCTACGGCGGGTCGGTCAAGGCCGCCAACGTCGGCGGCATCATGACCAAGGCGGACGTGGACGGCTGCCTGGTCGGTGGCGCGAGCCTCCAGGTCGACGAGTTCGGCGGGATCTGCCGTTTCTACGACATGCCGGTCCTCTGA
- a CDS encoding phosphoglycerate kinase, whose translation MSDLSSLAQSLGGSLTGKRILVRSDLNVPLDGTTITDDGRIRASVPTIQALADGGARVVVTAHLGRPKGAPEDRYSLRPVAARLGELLGAEVAFATDTVGDSARSTVEGLLDGQVAVLENVRFNAGETSKDEGERGAFADQLAALADGFVSDGFGVVHRKQASVYDVAQRLPHAMGNLVATEIDVLRRLTVDPERPYVVVLGGSKVSDKLGVIDNLLDKADRLLIGGGMVFTFLKAQGHEVGKSLLEEDQLDTCRSYLQRAQESGVEILLPTDIVVDTAFPSGDRTPEPAVVAADQIPADALGLDIGPASGAAFAAALADARTVFWNGPMGVFEVDAFAEGTRAVAKALTEVPGLSVVGGGDSAAAVRKLGFEESAFGHISTGGGASLEYLEGKDLPGIQVLED comes from the coding sequence GTGAGCGACCTCTCCTCGCTCGCCCAGTCCCTGGGCGGCAGCCTCACCGGCAAGCGCATCCTGGTGCGCTCCGACCTGAACGTCCCCCTGGACGGCACGACGATCACCGACGACGGCCGGATCCGCGCCAGCGTCCCCACGATCCAGGCCCTGGCGGACGGCGGGGCGCGGGTCGTGGTGACGGCGCACCTCGGCCGCCCGAAGGGTGCCCCCGAGGACCGGTACTCGCTGCGGCCCGTGGCGGCGCGCCTCGGCGAGCTGCTCGGTGCCGAGGTGGCGTTCGCGACCGACACGGTGGGCGACAGCGCCCGCTCGACGGTTGAGGGGCTGCTGGACGGCCAGGTCGCCGTGCTGGAGAACGTCCGCTTCAACGCGGGCGAGACCAGCAAGGACGAGGGCGAGCGGGGAGCCTTCGCGGACCAGCTCGCGGCCCTGGCCGACGGGTTCGTCTCGGACGGCTTCGGCGTGGTGCACCGCAAGCAGGCGTCGGTGTACGACGTCGCGCAGCGGCTGCCGCACGCCATGGGCAACCTGGTCGCGACCGAGATCGACGTCCTTCGTCGCCTCACGGTCGACCCGGAGCGGCCGTACGTCGTCGTCCTGGGCGGGTCCAAGGTCTCCGACAAGCTCGGCGTCATCGACAACCTGCTCGACAAGGCCGACCGGCTCCTCATCGGCGGCGGCATGGTCTTCACCTTCCTCAAGGCCCAGGGCCACGAGGTCGGCAAGAGCCTGCTCGAGGAGGACCAGCTCGACACCTGCCGGTCCTACCTGCAGCGCGCCCAGGAGTCTGGCGTCGAGATCCTGCTCCCGACGGACATCGTCGTCGACACGGCGTTCCCGTCCGGCGACCGCACCCCGGAGCCCGCCGTGGTCGCGGCGGACCAGATCCCGGCCGACGCCCTCGGCCTGGACATCGGACCGGCGTCGGGTGCCGCGTTCGCGGCCGCGCTGGCCGACGCGCGCACGGTCTTCTGGAACGGTCCGATGGGGGTCTTCGAGGTCGACGCCTTCGCCGAGGGCACCCGTGCCGTCGCCAAGGCCCTCACCGAGGTCCCCGGCCTCTCCGTCGTGGGCGGCGGTGACTCCGCGGCGGCCGTGCGCAAGCTCGGCTTCGAGGAGTCGGCGTTCGGCCACATCTCCACCGGTGGTGGCGCCTCCCTCGAGTACCTCGAGGGCAAGGACCTGCCCGGCATCCAGGTCCTGGAGGACTGA
- the gap gene encoding type I glyceraldehyde-3-phosphate dehydrogenase produces MTVRVGINGFGRIGRNFFRAVRASGADIEIVGVNDLTDNAVLAHLLKYDSILGRLDADVSSTDDAIVVGGVEIKAFAERNPADLKWGELGVDVVVESTGFFTDATKAKAHVDAGAKKVIISAPASNEDITIVMGVNHEDYDPATHTVISNASCTTNCLGPMAKALNDDLGIVKGLMTTIHAYTADQNLQDNIHKDLRRARAAALNLVPTSTGAAKAIGLVLPELKGKLDGYAIRVPVPTGSATDLTFEAGRETTVEEVNAIIEKAADGRFLKYSTDPIVSSDIVTDPASCIFDAPLTKVIGNQVKVVGWYDNEWGYSNRLVDLITYIGETL; encoded by the coding sequence GTGACCGTTCGCGTAGGTATCAACGGATTCGGCCGGATCGGCCGCAACTTCTTCCGGGCCGTCCGCGCCTCGGGCGCCGACATCGAGATCGTCGGTGTCAACGACCTGACCGACAACGCGGTGCTCGCGCACCTGCTCAAGTACGACTCGATCCTGGGCCGCCTGGACGCCGACGTCTCCTCGACCGACGACGCGATCGTCGTCGGTGGGGTCGAGATCAAGGCGTTCGCCGAGCGCAACCCGGCCGACCTGAAGTGGGGCGAGCTGGGGGTCGACGTCGTCGTCGAGTCCACCGGCTTCTTCACCGACGCGACCAAGGCGAAGGCCCACGTCGACGCCGGCGCCAAGAAGGTCATCATCTCGGCGCCCGCCTCCAACGAGGACATCACCATCGTGATGGGCGTCAACCACGAGGACTACGACCCGGCGACCCACACGGTCATCTCGAACGCGTCGTGCACCACCAACTGCCTGGGCCCGATGGCCAAGGCGCTCAACGACGACCTCGGCATCGTCAAGGGCCTGATGACGACGATCCACGCCTACACCGCGGACCAGAACCTCCAGGACAACATCCACAAGGACCTGCGCCGCGCCCGTGCCGCCGCGCTGAACCTGGTCCCGACCTCGACCGGTGCCGCGAAGGCGATCGGCCTCGTGCTGCCCGAGCTCAAGGGCAAGCTCGACGGCTACGCGATCCGCGTCCCCGTCCCGACCGGCTCCGCCACCGACCTCACCTTCGAGGCCGGCCGCGAGACCACGGTCGAGGAGGTCAACGCGATCATCGAGAAGGCGGCCGACGGCCGCTTCCTGAAGTACTCCACCGACCCGATCGTCTCCTCGGACATCGTCACCGACCCGGCGTCGTGCATCTTCGACGCGCCGCTGACCAAGGTCATCGGCAACCAGGTCAAGGTCGTCGGCTGGTACGACAACGAGTGGGGCTACTCCAACCGCCTCGTCGACCTGATCACCTACATCGGCGAGACCCTCTGA
- the whiA gene encoding DNA-binding protein WhiA: MAMTAQVKAELSSTQITKTCCRKAEVASMLRFAGGLHIVSGRIVVEAELDTGAAARRLRKDIAEVYGHQSDVVMVQGNGIRKGSRYIVRVVKDGEALARQTGLLDQRGRPVRGLPPAVVSGGGCDAVAAWRGAFLAHGSLTEPGRSSALEVTCPGPEAALALVGVARRLGIQAKAREVRGIDRVVIRDGDAIGQLLTRLGAHESLMAWEERRMRREVRATANRLANFDDANLRRSARAAVAAGARVDRAMEILGDEVPDHLRLAGHLRLEHKQASLEELGQLHEPVLTKDAIAGRIRRLLAMADKRAEELGIPDTESSLTPEMLADEA, from the coding sequence ATGGCGATGACGGCACAGGTGAAGGCAGAGCTGTCCTCCACCCAGATCACGAAGACCTGCTGCCGCAAGGCGGAAGTCGCCTCGATGCTGCGCTTCGCGGGCGGCCTCCACATCGTCTCCGGGCGCATCGTGGTCGAGGCCGAGCTGGACACCGGTGCGGCGGCCCGGCGGCTGCGCAAGGACATCGCGGAGGTCTACGGCCACCAGTCCGACGTCGTGATGGTGCAGGGCAACGGGATCCGCAAGGGCAGCCGCTACATCGTCCGGGTCGTCAAGGACGGCGAGGCCCTGGCCCGCCAGACCGGGCTGCTCGACCAGCGCGGCCGCCCCGTGCGGGGTCTGCCGCCCGCCGTCGTGTCCGGCGGCGGCTGCGACGCGGTCGCCGCGTGGCGCGGCGCCTTCCTCGCCCACGGCTCGCTGACCGAGCCCGGCCGGTCCTCCGCGCTGGAGGTCACCTGCCCCGGCCCCGAGGCGGCGCTCGCCCTGGTGGGCGTCGCCCGCCGGCTCGGCATCCAGGCGAAGGCCCGCGAGGTCCGCGGCATCGACCGCGTGGTCATCCGCGACGGCGACGCGATCGGCCAGCTGCTGACCCGCCTCGGTGCGCACGAGTCGCTGATGGCCTGGGAGGAGCGCCGGATGCGCCGCGAGGTGCGCGCGACCGCGAACCGCCTCGCCAACTTCGACGACGCGAACCTGCGCCGCTCCGCCCGCGCGGCCGTCGCCGCCGGTGCCCGCGTCGACCGGGCCATGGAGATCCTCGGCGACGAGGTCCCGGACCACCTGCGCCTGGCCGGTCACCTCCGCCTCGAGCACAAGCAGGCGTCCCTCGAGGAGCTCGGGCAGCTGCACGAGCCCGTCCTCACGAAGGACGCGATCGCCGGCCGGATCCGTCGCCTGCTGGCGATGGCGGACAAGCGTGCCGAGGAGCTCGGCATCCCGGACACCGAGTCGTCCCTGACCCCGGAGATGCTCGCCGACGAGGCCTGA
- a CDS encoding uridine diphosphate-N-acetylglucosamine-binding protein YvcK — MTSERAQSVVALGGGHGLHASLTALRRLVDDLVVDDLTAIVTVADNGGSSGRLRGEFGVLPPGDLRMALAALCGDDDWGRTWSDVLQHRFAGDGEMRGHVVGNLLIVSLWEQLGDHVQALEWVGRLLGATGRVLPMALSPLDITADVRGLDPDDPEALTSVRGQVEVATTSGVIQAIHLDPPEPVPCPQAVTAVREADWVVLGPGSWFTSVIPHLMVPELRAALVQTDARVILVLNLDEQAGETQGFGPEDHLAALAEHAPDLKVHTVLADRGSIGVEADELAGLVAAYGAELVLDDVALGDGTPRHDPVRLAEAYARILQRG, encoded by the coding sequence GTGACGTCCGAGCGCGCCCAGTCGGTCGTGGCCCTCGGGGGCGGCCACGGCCTGCATGCCTCCCTCACGGCCCTGCGCCGGCTCGTCGACGACCTCGTCGTCGACGACCTGACCGCGATCGTCACGGTCGCCGACAACGGCGGATCGTCCGGTCGGCTGCGCGGCGAGTTCGGCGTGCTGCCCCCGGGCGACCTGCGGATGGCGCTCGCGGCGCTGTGCGGCGACGACGACTGGGGCCGCACCTGGTCCGACGTCCTCCAGCACCGCTTCGCCGGCGACGGCGAGATGCGCGGCCACGTCGTGGGGAACCTCCTGATCGTCAGCCTGTGGGAGCAGCTCGGCGACCACGTCCAGGCGCTCGAGTGGGTGGGCCGGCTGCTCGGCGCCACCGGGCGGGTGCTGCCGATGGCGCTCTCGCCCCTCGACATCACCGCGGACGTCCGCGGCCTCGACCCCGACGACCCCGAGGCGCTGACCAGCGTGCGCGGCCAGGTGGAGGTCGCCACGACCTCCGGCGTCATCCAGGCGATCCACCTCGACCCGCCCGAGCCGGTGCCGTGCCCGCAGGCCGTGACGGCGGTCCGCGAGGCGGACTGGGTCGTGCTCGGTCCGGGGTCGTGGTTCACCTCCGTGATCCCGCACCTGATGGTCCCCGAGCTCCGGGCCGCGCTCGTGCAGACCGACGCCCGGGTGATCCTCGTCCTGAACCTCGACGAGCAGGCGGGGGAGACCCAGGGGTTCGGCCCCGAGGACCACCTCGCCGCCCTCGCCGAGCACGCCCCCGACCTCAAGGTGCACACCGTCCTCGCCGACCGCGGCAGCATCGGGGTCGAGGCCGACGAGCTGGCCGGCCTCGTGGCGGCGTACGGCGCCGAGCTGGTGCTGGACGACGTGGCGCTGGGCGACGGCACCCCCCGCCACGATCCGGTGCGGCTGGCCGAGGCCTATGCGAGGATCCTCCAGCGCGGCTAG
- the rapZ gene encoding RNase adapter RapZ gives MVGDTHRGELVVVTGMTGAGRSTAAKELEDLGYYVVDNMPPSLLRDVVRLVDESKGVEQPIAVVVDVRSGSFFQSLQANLAQGATGRRTTLVFLEATDDALVRRQEAVRRPHPLQGSGRLLDGLHREREVLGDLRSEADLVIDTTTLNVHQLTDRIAEAFGSADATRLNVTVMSFGFKYGIPVDADFVADMRFLPNPFWIPALRPHTGHDADVAEYVKSRDGAAEFLDAYVPVLAGVADGYLREGKRFMTVAVGCTGGKHRSVAMTEEIAARMSALGFATRAAHRDLGRE, from the coding sequence ATGGTCGGCGACACCCACCGGGGCGAGCTCGTCGTCGTCACCGGCATGACCGGGGCCGGCCGCAGCACCGCGGCCAAGGAGCTCGAGGACCTCGGCTACTACGTGGTCGACAACATGCCGCCGAGCCTGCTGCGGGACGTCGTGCGGCTCGTCGACGAGAGCAAGGGCGTCGAGCAGCCGATCGCCGTCGTGGTGGACGTGCGGTCGGGCTCGTTCTTCCAGTCGCTGCAGGCCAACCTCGCCCAGGGCGCCACGGGCCGTCGTACGACCCTGGTGTTCCTGGAGGCGACGGACGACGCGCTGGTCCGCCGCCAGGAGGCCGTACGCCGCCCGCACCCCCTCCAGGGCAGCGGCCGGCTCCTCGACGGGCTGCACCGCGAGCGGGAGGTGCTCGGCGACCTCCGCAGCGAGGCCGACCTCGTCATCGACACCACCACCCTCAACGTCCACCAGCTCACCGACCGGATCGCCGAGGCGTTCGGGTCCGCCGACGCCACCCGGCTCAACGTGACCGTGATGAGCTTCGGCTTCAAGTACGGCATCCCCGTCGACGCCGACTTCGTGGCCGACATGCGCTTCCTGCCCAACCCGTTCTGGATCCCCGCCCTGCGCCCGCACACCGGGCACGACGCCGACGTCGCCGAGTACGTCAAGTCCCGCGACGGTGCCGCCGAGTTCCTGGACGCCTACGTCCCCGTGCTCGCCGGGGTCGCCGACGGCTACCTCCGCGAGGGCAAGCGCTTCATGACCGTCGCGGTCGGCTGCACCGGCGGCAAGCACCGCAGCGTGGCCATGACGGAGGAGATCGCCGCCCGCATGTCGGCGCTGGGCTTCGCGACCCGCGCCGCCCACCGGGACCTCGGACGCGAGTGA